The stretch of DNA aatattatacgATGTATAACTTTTCAAATGTTTATTCATAATGTTATAGTACAATTagtcaattatatatattagttaagCCAGAAAagtctaaagaaattaaaaaatttccgGTGGGTGACGTTGACCCACCAAGAGCAGAAATGAAAGATCATCGCCTCTGACGACATGGAAAAAGTACTGAGACatcaccaaagaaaaaaaatgaaaaatgaaaaaaaaaataataataaagtggTCGTTTTCATATGCAAGTGTAAAAGAGTCAGTGATAATTGaagagtgaaaaaaaagaagggtTCGACTACAATTATGCTAAACTAGGAGTTGCAGGATTGTCATCACTGCTTGTCTGCAAGGTGCAAACAATTTTggtgagagagaaaagaaaagagacaGCAATAACACTGtgcaatattttttagatacatTACAAGGCAACAAAAGTCTAATATGCAAAGTTGCAAATTAAATAAAGTGGCCACAAAGGCGACACTATTTAATAATTTGTATTCTAATGTGAGATATATATACGTACATAACAGACACCTATGTCTATGCATTATTGTGCGTTGCATTTCATTCATGTCTCCTATGCTACTTTCACTCTCTTGTCTCTCTGTCCCTATCTCTCTACACACTACAAGCGTATCGTATCATATGTAATCTAGTTTTTTACGCCAAAAATATTTCCTAGTAGTTAACAATaatattgttgttgctgttgttgttaaATTAGCACATATTCAGAAAGAGATTATTAAGAAGAAAAACCTTGAATATGTTTTCTTATTAAGATCTTCTCATTTTTGTTACACTTAATTATATTTAGATTATTTCGGTGGGACAACTCAATTAGAATGATATTTGTTGATCTAAAATTAATGAACCTTTCTAGACAAACTAACAGTAAATAATcttaatctaaaaataaaatcactcCATGGCAACCTCACTGGTTACAACTTACAACTCCAACATCGTCCAATGTCCAATTACCTTACATAGATTGATAAATAAATCCCCAACCACTTGTAACATGTTGCCTGCCAACACTTTTATTAATGATGTAAGAGAGGGTTCATCAGTAATTCAGTATCAAGATCAGATAGAGAAGCTCACCTGATATTTGATGCGTGGTAGGAATTAATAGGGGTgttcgcggtgcggtttggttcggtttttgagGGAAAAGTCATCCGATCCGATCGTCTAATTAAAgtgcggttcggtttggttcggtttttttGTAAAGGtcatccgaaccaaaccaaaccaattaaaatcggtttggtttggttcggtttgttcggtttttttcaatcaaataaaaaaaaattctaccaTACTATTATGCAAAGCCATAACATTGAAATCGACAAACcaaaatacacaatatctaaCAAAGTCTTGATCTAATGAAATTTAACGACAACAGAATTCAAATACGACAATTAAAGAAGTTTAATAGTTCAACAGTCAacacaactgaaaataaaaatgaattgtCATTAAACTGATAGCAAAGTTATAGTGCCTTCTCCAACAAAATAGCTAAACTTCTTAATGCAAACCAacctgaaattaaaaaaaaaaaaacagttacATAATAAGAACAGCAACAAGCAAGCAAGGTAGCAATAAACCAGCAAGGCAGCAATTTAATAAACCAGTAAGGCAGCAATCCAGCAATTCAATAAACAGCAACAAAagaaattaccaaataattCATCAAATCAACAAGGCAGCAACCAGCAATAAACAGCAACCAGCAAATTACCAACAATAAACAGCAACCATTAAGGTAGCAAGTAGCAAGCCAGCaacaaaaccaacaaaaaaaaactcatcAAATCAACAATGCACCCACCAGTAAAAATGCACTGTCTCACAAAAAATGCAGGCAATACATAAATACATTGTGCCCACCTAGTTCTCTTGAAACTAAAAGCCGCACCTGAGACATGTGTAGAAAGACCAATTACCTTAGACAAATTGCACCTTCTGTTCATCAGTTATATTGATTCCAAATTCTCTTCTTATATCTTGCCAAAGACCAATACCagataatgaaaaacaaataCTAGGAATCAACAACAAtgaacaatgaacaacaatgaacaaataattaagaaaacagAAGCAGAcacacaacaaaataaaaaattactagcattcagcaacaatgaacaatgaacaacaatcagcaacaatgaacaaatagATTGAACagaaattgaatataaataaatcacaaaatcaactcaaaactagcaaaaataaattaaacccaGCAGCTCAGAATCACAGAATcagaattattaataaattaaatcacaaaatcaactcaaaacaaacaactcaaattaacaaaatcaataaacaaGCACAGTAATCATTagtattattaacaaaatttcaaaacaagcaAAATAAGTGCAGAAAACGAAAAATCAATTCAGAAACACATAATCACAGAATCAGAGAATCACAGAACTTGAACTAAGCAAAACAAGCAAATTTGAACCCAGCAACTCAGAAGCACAGAATCAGAGttattaacaagaaattaacaaaaccctaaacaaatCCAGCAACTCAGAATCATAGAAATTATAATGAACAAAATCAAACCCTAACTATTTCATAATTATAAACCCAATATGTCTAATTGCTTCAGATACATAGAAGGAGAGAAAATCAAACCTGAACTCAAGTGGATGGGAACGAGGAAGAGCACTGGAAGAAGGCCAACCAGTGGCTGCTGTGTTGTGGGTGGCCAGGCCAGAAACGCAGCAGTACTGCTATGGGTGGCCACAAACGGTGTTGCAGGTGGCCAGATTGGTCCTGTTGGTGGCGCTGGGGTGCCGTTGGATGGTGCTGGCCTGCTGGGTGGTGTAGTGTCTACGACTGCGAGGGTGGTGATAGTTGGGGCTGGGTGGTGCTGTCCGCGAGAGAGGCTGGGAAGAAAGGTCCGATGGCGAgtttggttcggttcggttcgattTTTATTATCAGAAccgaaaaccgaaccgaaccgcaataaaaacagcaaaatgtatttttttcggttttttcggTTTTCGGTTTGTTCGGTTTTCGGTTTTTTCGGTTCGGTTGGTCGGTTTAGTTCGGTCCGGATcggttttgaacacccctagttgtgagtgtggtggttcagaATTAATGCCATCAACAATCTAATGCAATCTATCTTTAGTTGTTTGGTTTTATTGGTTGTAAGTTGCATTGTAAAGATAGGTTTATGCTTAACTATTCCAGGAACCGAAGTTATTATCTATTGCATATCCAATCACTTAAAGTATTTATCAAAAGAGACCTCATTGAGTTGTTTTTCTTGTGTTGATTGATAAAATGCCTCATCTtgtaaattccaaaatccaaagtTACTCCCTGATGTTTTTGGTTGGTAATTGATATATTGGTTCATGACCAAAGAGAGAAAAAGTAGTTTGTCAAGTTGCTGATAACAATTGCACAAAGATTAGACATATGGATCTCTAATTTATTTGCAACATAGTCTTAGAAGTGAAATGATGATTTAGACTTTATTCCTTGGCTTTGCCTATGTGACATCCTCTAAACGCCTAATTTTGCATAATTTCGACCCAACTAAAAAGAAAATCCtccaaattcacattttttaacCACAATCACcccttatctttcttttttttttagtcagTGTGAGAGTAAGGATTTTGTAACAtcatagatagatagatagcaCTTTCAGTAATACAGTGTGGTTCAAGAACCCTACCCTAATCTTTTAAGAGGTTCATTTTGgaggttttttttttccaacgTACATCACATGGGTTTCCCTTTTGGGTCATAACTAAAGTGTATTTTGGAAAATACCATGGAATGATATTTCACCGAAGTCCTAATAAGAAGAAAACTGGATACAATAGATTTAGTTAGAAGCCACAAAAGCTCAGACCCAAAAACAGAAGGAAAAAACAACCTGGAAAACTTAAAAcctattattgaaaaatataaaattaaattaaagatggTAAATTCTTGCTATAGGAAATTTTGGACAGATGCatatggattttttttaaaaaaaaaaggttaactTAAAAACTTGAAGTACGAGGAATGCAATCTATTTATCACATTACCGTGCATCatatttaaattctagaatgCAATCTATCAAGCAGATAGGCATAAAAGTTTATTCTGATTATCCAGAGACCGAGGAATCTACTCAATAGCAACCCAATGGTGTTGTCGTTATTACACCGATTTGACAACAGCAAGGAAACCTTAgggggttttttttttctttttttttttcaacactATTCTACAAATGATCAGCTTACATAAAGGGGTTCTGGCTCCACTTTCCTTTTGATCCTGAAAAAAAGATTGCAAAATTATTTAGTACAATTCACTTAAAGgcaaacaaaagaaacaaagaaaagctATAATCCAGAAACACCTCTAGTTTCAATTCTGTACTAAGTACTAACTCAAAATGGTTAAACGTTTCACTATGGTTACGTTATCCTTCCAGATAATAGGTTATTTGACTAGGATTTTGGTGGACCTCGTTCAATAAGTTTACTCACAAAATTCACCTCACCTGATGGCTGATTACAAATAACTTCTTCTACAGGGTTCTAAGTTTGTGGTATTTGGACAAGATTACACATTGAAACTTGTAAGGGGTTTATATGTGTTCGTCAAACAAACAATATGGTATGTTTCTTTCGTCACATGTCATTTAGTAAATGTCAgtaaaaatttcttaatttactTTAGGATCAGGCAGGTTACCCATATTTCTAACTTAAGTAGTCTACTCCTATAACTTAACAACAGGAACTCAACACAGTTTATGATTAGCATTCTCTCAAGGCAATCCACTAtctatagcaacaaaaacaacaatttTTGTTCTGATCCAAATTGCTCAGAGTTTTTTATTACATTGTAAGAAGAGGATAACTGATATGAATCAAGCATACGAGGCTGAAGGTTGAGAATGCATGTGGTCTAACAAATTGGATCGAAGTCAAGACCAACATCCTTTTATGataaagaatttataaataaataataaaataaatttgactCCTAGGCATTGGGATTAAGGAAGAATAAGAAATCATGATACAAGCacaaatataacaaaataatgcAACAATGTTAACAAAATTGACAGGCAAAGAATTCTAGACACCTCAAATAAGTTTAGTAAGGAACTGAATGCAGTTAGTATGTAAGTACTCAAGGCACAATTGATGTGTGCATTATTAATAACCATGCGGGAAACTACCAAAAATACCCTTGAAAGATTTGTGCAATGAGAAAGTTCAAAATGACCAAAATTCTCCTAATAGATTCAAAAACGTGACAAAACTAACCAAAAAACCATTTCTTTATAAGTGGCAAATGACTTTTGTATTTG from Arachis duranensis cultivar V14167 chromosome 4, aradu.V14167.gnm2.J7QH, whole genome shotgun sequence encodes:
- the LOC107484161 gene encoding uncharacterized protein LOC107484161 — translated: MMHGFKFSRLFFPSVFGSELLWLLTKSIVSSFLLIRTSVKYHSMHHPAPTITTLAVVDTTPPSRPAPSNGTPAPPTGPIWPPATPFVATHSSTAAFLAWPPTTQQPLVGLLPVLFLVPIHLSSGWFALRSLAILLEKAL